The segment CATGGGAGGTATTGCTACCTAGACCATAGTATAGCAAATTCTGCAAAAGGTCATTCCACCATTTTATTAGGTCCATTCTTTCAGTGGGGTGAGAAATATAATGAGGCCAGTGAATTCCTTGAGCATGGGATCATCGTAGCACTTCATTTGTTGTGAAGTAAGATTGTtgatcagaagcaatgctgtgTGAAACACTACGAAGTTAGATAAAAAATTCTCTAAGTCCATAAATGGCAGCTTTGGCAGCAGCATTGCATGCAGGAAATGCAAAATTCATATCCAAAGGAAGGGTCTATGGCAGTAAGAACAAAATACTACCTTTTCATGATGGAAGAGTTCCAATGTAATGAACCTGCATGCAGACTGATCATGCCAAAGAATGCTGCCATACTGGGGACTTCATGTTGTGTCTCCTGAGTTGGCACTTAGCAGTGGTCATTGCCCAGGGTAGCTTTAGTGGGTGGAAGTCTATGTTGTTGGGTTTGTGCACAACCTCCATGTCTTGCAACCATGACCACGTTGTTCATGAGCCCATTGGGTAATGACAGGTGTGGCTGAAAAAGGCTGACTGCTATGCACAAATGGTGTCATCCTTTCCACCTGATTCTTAAAATCCACTATTGATCAGTCTTTGGTGGGCATTCACAATGAGCATAaatatctttttgtgtttttactcATTCAGAAAGGTATGGAAACATGCCTCTTCCTCAAATTTTCTTGTTACCAATTTTCCaatcatgttttcatttgtttgtttgtttgttttttccaactCCCTGATTATTCAGCCAAACATTTGGCTAAAATCCATGAATCAGTATATTTTGTACATCCAGCCATTTCGCCTTCCAAGAAAGTGAACCCCAGATGAACTGCTTCAAGTCCTACCCATTGAAAGCATTTCATTCACCACTGACATTCATGGATTTTTCATACTGATGCTGCAGTGCTCTATCCATTCATTGTTGAGCTGTACCCACAATCCCTGCAGAATTTTCTGTACATCAGGACTAAAACTTTTCTTCTGTCCCTTGATCATAGTGAACTCCCCACAAGGCCTTGGGCGCAGGCTGAGAGAGTGAAGGCATCATAGCAAAAGTGGGGAATCTGAGCATTTGGGCACTTCTTTATGTAACTTTTTCTTAGGTGCCTGCTTGGGGCAGATCATCTATAATGTAGTCCCTCCGTATGTGAttcaagacccccagtggatgcctaaaagcatggatagtactgaaccctatatatacaattttttctataaatgcatacctgtgataaagtttaatttataaattagtcaTCTTAAgggattaacaataataataataaaatagaaaaatttcatCAATATACTTTAACAAGTTCTCTGAATAtggtctctcgctctctcaaaataCTTGATTGTACTtactccctcttcttccttttggttGTGAGATGATACAATGCCCTCGTGATGAGATGAACTGAGGTGAATGACACAGACATTGTGTTGTATGTAGCATTAGGCTGCCACTGATCTTCTGACATAATGTCAGAAGGTGGAACATCTGCTTCTGAACTTCAGATAACTATAACGATGGAAGTGAGAGATATAAGGACtggaaatgaaatacaaaactTATTACTTGTAaatgatacaattttaaaagtagGTAATCCAAAACAATCTATCATAAATTACTGAAATAAGTGAATTATCTGTCAATATATTATTAAACTTAACCAGCaatgaatcagaaatgaaaaaaattttattgttatcATTTATAACAGCAGCAAATTCACAGGAATAAAGTACATCTAATAAAAGATGTGCAAGACCTCTGGggataaaattacaaaataccaTTAGAAACATGAAAGAcgatgagagagaaaaagcccAAGAGCACAAGCATATATTCGCATATTGGAAGGTTCAATAGAATGAATGTGTCATTtcttcccaaactgatctataaattcaataaaaacctgatcaaaaaaaaaaagaagaagaaagaaagaaagcaaaaccatATCTAAAAGGAGACTATTCTATTCCATAATGGAGAGCTGCTTTGCACATCCAACTCTATGGCTCTATGGGTCCGAAAACACCAAGTTCATCATGAGCAGGTCTGGTTTCACAGAAACTTGATGGCCCATGTTTAAGTGTTTAGTCTCTACTAAAGCCAGTACTAGGCCAAGAGGCTTTTCTCAAAATGAGAGTAATTGTCTGTAGAGGATGGCAGGACTTTGCTCCAAAATCCAGAGGCCCTGCACTGCAATTCATATATAGAGGACTGCCAAAGCCTCCAACAGCATCCCTTTCTTCCATTGACATATGAGGCATAGGATATGCTGAATCCTAACAACCATGTGGATTAGAAGCTTGGGCCACAGCCTGGACCTGTGGtagagccttttcttttttctaagctCCACACAGTCTagtagatttattattttctttttatttttttttttttttttttttttttttaaatttttttttttttttttccacaaaaaaaaaaaaaNattcgacagagatagagacagccagcgagagagggaacacaagcagggggagtgggaggaggaagaggcaggctcatagcagaggagcctgacgtggggcttcgatcccataacgccgggatcacgccctgagccgaaggcagacgcttaaccgctgtgccacccaggcgcccctattattttctttttaaaatttgttttaatttaaatttaattagacAAGGTATAGTAtgtcattggtttttgatataatgttcagcgattcatcagttcagtataacacccagtgctcatcacatcaggtgccccccttaatgcccatcacccagttaccctatacccacacacacctctctttcctcaaccctcagtttgtttcctggtgtCAAgtgtctcatatggtttgtctccttctcttaTTCCTTCCCATTCcgatcccccccacccctcttgtCCTCAgccctattccttatgttccacgtatgagttaaaccatatgataacAGTATTCCTgcgattgacttatttcacttagcataataccatccagttccatccatgtcgatttaatggtagatattcatcttTTCCTATGACTGattaacattccattgtatgaaccatatcttttttatccattcatcctttgaagggcatcttgtctccttccacagtttggctattctgGACATCGTTGCCATGAAcagtggggtgcatgtgctccttcctttcactacatctgtatctttttgagttactCAATAAATAGGCCAGAGTAAAACGCCCAAATGTAGAACACATTGCTTTCCCAGTCCAAAGGGGCCTTCTGAGTATTGTGCATCTTTTTGGTGTTGGAGGAGATAGACAGACCAAGGTATCCTTTACCTTTAATGgatatatattgttttgttttatttaagttcaaattAACtcacatacagtgtagtattaattttgggatagaatttagtgattcatcagttgcacataacacccagggctcattataTCAAGcatcctccttaatgtccatcacccaattaccccatcacccaacccacctcccctccagcatccctcagtaTGTCCTCTATATTTAGAGTGTcttattgtttgtctccctctctgttcctttcttattgtatttttccttcaaaagcGATATTTTTGATACACTCTATAATTTTGGACACTGGAAAATTCACTGAGCTTCAGGTTCCtgaattttaattgtatttattttccatcCTCTGACACACAATGTCATACCAATAAATCTAAAAAAGTTATGTCTTTATCACTAGATACACTTAGAATAATGTCATCAATCTGATGGACCAGTATGGATATCTTCTAGAATAAAAGACAATCAAGGTCCTTATGAACTAAATTATGACATAGTGCTGGAGAATTGGCACACCCATGAGGTAGGGCACAAAAGGTATATCGTTGGCCTTTTCAGCTGAAATCAAACTGCCTCTGATGGGCCTTACTGACAGGAAGTTTAGAGCACCTACCAAAGATCAGGCTGCATAGCAGGTACCAGAAAATCTGTTATTTGTTCAAGCAAAGAAACCACATCAGCTATAGCACTTACAATTCAGGGAGTCTCCACCTGATTAAGCTTATAAGTATCCACTGTCGTTCCCTAAGATCCGTGTACCTTCTGCAGAGGACAGATAAGTGAGGTAAATGTGTATATTGTGGGaatcactacctctgtatctttcaCGTCCTTGATAGTGGCTCTAATCTCTATGATATATCAAGGGATGTGGTATTGCCTTTGGTCTACTATTTCCCTAAGTAGAGGCAGTTCTAGAGGCTTCCACTTGTTTTTTCATCATAATAGCCCTCAGTCCACATGTCAGGGAACCAATGAGGGCATTCTGCCAGTTGCAAAGTATGTCTATTCAAATTATGCATTCTGGAACTGGGGAAGTAAACTTAGGATGAGTTCACTGACCTACTGGACCCAATGCAAAGTAGGCCTGAGCTAAAACTACAATGACTACTTTCCTCTGTAAGCTCCTGCTCTGACTGGTGGATCACAATATTGTTTGGGGTTTTCTGGAATCAGTTTCAGGTCAATGTGTCCAGGAGTTCTTGaaattctgcttattttcttttctcctatacATAATTTGACTGATAGAATGTGATAGGTTTCCTATGGGGAAGGCTGAGGGAAagattaatatatacatatttgcaatGTCCCAGAGTCATTCCTCAAGGGGATCCAATTTCCCCTTTATTCAAGATTTGGAGTCTATAAACTGGTCCCAGTCTGGGAATTATTGTGAAGCCATgaatctctgcttttaaaattaagttagaCTTCTGTTTACTGTGGTTCTTATGTAGctccatttcttccctttccaaTCCCCTTACAAGCATGGGTCCCCAGATTTTTCTGCACAATGTTGAAGATGACTACCACAGTGGTTAAGTGGACTGTATTGGTTTGACTGTCAGAGAGACTAATTGCAATCTTGCCTTTTGCACTTGCAACTTGTTTTATCCAGGGTACATTTCTTGGCACCTTACATCCTTGCTTCATCATCTATAAAGTGAGATTGATCATGTTCATATCCCACGTGTTATAAGACTTGATTGAGGAAACTTatatgaacatatccatcacatTACTGTGGGCACATAAGAATTTTCACCTATTTTAGTGACTGTGTATGCAGCTAGTGTAGAGTAAGAATTGGTATTTTGTGTGAAATACTGATTAAATATTCAACCATGCAATAAGCTCAGGAAGGtttatttccaattttacttTTCAAGAAGCCACAGAGACTCACATTATCCATTGCAGTTAACCTCGGGAAGGACTGTCTCTGGTCTTGCTTGGACTAAATGACTGATGATTTATGTCATTTATTActcaaattttgtcttttctgtgtgtggagtgtatttgcttttgattttcatGCTCGTGATTAGTCTTGAATATTAAAAGAGGTGTCTCATGGCAAAAGAAAGCACCTAATGTCAGAGAGCTGGGTTCTACAAATTGTGTAATCTCTATGAGCCCCAAGgttttcatttgctaaattaGGTTAATGACATTTACCAATTATGTTTTGAAGAATTGGTTGAGGataaaatattactatatttgaaaaattttgaaacGTACTGATTACTACATATAGAAAGTAACAATCTTTAAGATGCTTCAATGCTACTGAAAAACTGACCTTATAGACTTACATGACCTTAATGATATTTAGGGCTTCTGAGATATAATTCCATCTTCAAACTGACCTCTTCTTGGTTAGGAAATGTTCGGTATGAAAGATATGACACAGTCTCAGACTATTCAGGTAATTTGGTAAACAATCAGCAGTTCTTGTGAGAAGGTTTCTATTAGACTAAAACTTTCCTTCTAGTCTAAAACCTCAAAATGCTTCATAGAAATCGGGGATTTGAATTAAGAATGAATTCTTTTGAAACCCTatggaaaactgaaggggaagaaatcagtgagggagacaaaccatgagaggctctggaCTGCAGGAAGCAAACCGAGGGTTTCAGAGTAGAGGGGTGTGAGGGCCTGGGCTTATCAAATTGATAAGCACACTAAGTCTAGTTAGATCCACCAGCACACATAGTTATAAGTTTTTCTTgggatgaaaacttttaagagcTACTCTTTGCTatttaaacaataaattttattaactCTAATCACTATCTTGTATATAATTATCTTCCCATGATGTAATATTTCTGATCACCTCTGGtactttcttttattccattgatACAACTCtactttaaatgaaataatatacttttttttcccttcaaactgGGTTTTGTCTTTCTGTACTTCAatctcaaaaatatgttttatctatggtgtattttaaatttatatttagtcttgaaaatatttttacttctttcccccTTAGAGTTGCagaattcttttgttgttgttcttatatTCCAATCATACAAATTAGCtgagtatttccaggcttttgtaataatgcatttaaaaaataccatatgtAATGGTTCAATTACCCTGAGATTCAaaggaaacaataagaaaaattgtttatgaaataaattacGTATACTTTTATACTTTATTGGAAATTTACTATAGAGAGAATTAAAAATCATAGATAACAGGCTATTCTTTCTTTATGGTTGCTCACTGTTTGAACAgttgtgatttacaaatatttttcttttatcaagcCAGAGTGTATACTGAGACTGAGGAGTATTTCATAATCAGCAATGTCAGAATTGAgctctgaggaaaagaaagaaccagactGGTGACATGAGGGAAGCTACTAGTTTGAGGGCAAAAGTACAGAAAAAGTGAGGAAATCAGGTGCATTATATTAGAGTGTTTTGGGCAAGGGAGGATAAACACCCTTATTTTTGGTATCTGTACAGATTAAGGAATCAACTAATGCCCTCAACTCATCTTTTACTTTCTGAGGTAATTTTGATATGCCATAGCTTTCTCATGGCATTTTTCACTTCTGCATTCCTCAGCGTGTAGATGAATGGGTTAAGAAAAAGGGTCCCAATAGTATAAAATACAGACACCATCTTGTCCGTGGAGAAAGTGGTCGGGGGGcgtgaatatatgaatatacaggGACCAAAGAATAAGACTACTACAATGATATGAGAAATACAAATAGAGAGagcttttctcctcccttctgcaCTGTGGTTTCGCAGAGAATGCAAGAAGACAATGTATGAGATCATCAGAGTCACAAAACTGCCTGTGCAAACGCTACCACTATTAGACACCCATTCTAGATTGATCAGATAGGTGTCCATGCACGCAAGTTTCAGTAAGGGCTGCAAATCACAGCAGTAATGATCAATCATATTGGGTCCACAGAAAGGCAATCTCAAAGCCAGGATAATCTcagtgatggaatgaataaaaGCCCCTAACCATGCAATAACAATCAAGATGATGCACACCTGCCGTCTCATGATGGTTGGGTAACATAagggcttacagatggccacgTAG is part of the Ailuropoda melanoleuca isolate Jingjing chromosome 16, ASM200744v2, whole genome shotgun sequence genome and harbors:
- the LOC100477514 gene encoding olfactory receptor 4C11, which encodes MQENNSVTQFLLLGLNQDPMKKKMVFGIFFIFYLGTVVGNLLIMVTIKSSWRLGSPMYFSLFYLSLADSCLSTSTAPRLIVDSLSATKNISYNECMSQVFALHFFGTMEVFVLILMAIDRYVAICKPLCYPTIMRRQVCIILIVIAWLGAFIHSITEIILALRLPFCGPNMIDHYCCDLQPLLKLACMDTYLINLEWVSNSGSVCTGSFVTLMISYIVFLHSLRNHSAEGRRKALSICISHIIVVVLFFGPCIFIYSRPPTTFSTDKMVSVFYTIGTLFLNPFIYTLRNAEVKNAMRKLWHIKITSESKR